The following proteins are co-located in the Micromonospora coriariae genome:
- a CDS encoding C39 family peptidase, translating into MRTDLIRKTALTAAGLAFTGGAIAGPVTAAYAATDAKPTTQTQTDRKPAGERQLGVRYEAQPNFYYCGPAATRNALSVQGKDISVDAMAKEMGTTEAGTNSINDITPVLNKETGKNNAYHSVEISSPNADDKQTDTLRADVVRTVNDGRAVVANIAGTSVDTDGGVHSFEGGHYISVVGYRDGGNIVKIADSADANTASYEVTIEHLADWIATRGYATS; encoded by the coding sequence ATGCGTACCGATCTGATCCGTAAGACCGCCCTGACCGCTGCCGGCCTCGCGTTCACCGGCGGCGCCATCGCCGGCCCCGTCACCGCCGCCTACGCCGCCACCGACGCCAAGCCGACCACCCAGACGCAGACCGACCGTAAGCCCGCCGGTGAACGTCAGCTCGGCGTGCGCTACGAGGCCCAGCCCAACTTCTACTACTGCGGCCCCGCCGCCACGCGTAACGCCCTGTCCGTGCAGGGCAAGGACATCAGCGTGGACGCCATGGCCAAGGAGATGGGCACCACCGAGGCCGGCACCAACTCCATCAACGACATCACCCCGGTGCTGAACAAGGAGACCGGCAAGAACAACGCCTACCACTCGGTCGAGATCAGCAGCCCCAACGCTGACGACAAGCAGACCGACACCCTGCGCGCCGACGTCGTGCGCACCGTCAACGACGGCCGGGCCGTGGTCGCGAACATCGCCGGCACCAGCGTCGACACCGACGGTGGCGTGCACTCCTTCGAGGGCGGGCACTACATCAGCGTCGTGGGCTACCGCGACGGCGGCAACATCGTCAAGATCGCCGACTCCGCCGATGCCAACACCGCCTCCTACGAGGTCACCATCGAACACCTCGCCGACTGGATCGCCACCCGCGGCTACGCCACCAGCTGA
- a CDS encoding SigE family RNA polymerase sigma factor, whose protein sequence is MVLTPDGTQPSDFDEFYRARFQGLTLQLYAYIGDLAEAQDLVQEAFCRAFVRWKRIGAYDDPTSWVRRVAWNLAKSRFRVRRTARTFLHGQRQVVVSGPDPDRVALVRALATLPPRHRRAVVLHHMAELSVGEIAVQEGVAEGTVKSWLSRGRAALAEQLRGDL, encoded by the coding sequence ATGGTCCTGACACCGGACGGCACCCAACCGTCCGACTTCGACGAGTTCTACCGCGCCAGGTTCCAGGGCCTCACCCTCCAGCTGTACGCCTACATCGGTGACCTGGCTGAGGCGCAGGACCTGGTACAGGAGGCCTTCTGCCGCGCCTTCGTGCGGTGGAAGAGGATCGGCGCCTACGACGACCCCACGAGCTGGGTGCGCCGGGTGGCGTGGAACCTCGCGAAAAGCCGGTTCCGGGTACGGCGGACGGCCCGCACCTTCCTCCATGGACAGCGCCAGGTGGTCGTGTCCGGACCGGACCCCGACCGGGTCGCGTTGGTCCGGGCGCTCGCCACGCTGCCGCCCCGGCATCGACGCGCGGTGGTGCTGCACCACATGGCCGAGTTGTCCGTCGGCGAGATCGCCGTCCAGGAGGGCGTGGCCGAAGGAACCGTCAAGTCATGGCTGAGCCGCGGACGTGCGGCGCTGGCCGAGCAACTGAGAGGAGACCTGTGA
- a CDS encoding cellulose binding domain-containing protein: MSGMRRAPRPSRGPAAVASSPWIVVFAGVVVMVVLLFMALGAYRGRSPAPDDVSAPPPALPQGPVPPTVSAPTPSGSSAPPLRPGLSPRASGLSPSAPAGSRPPTAGRPDGPASSSPATRPTQGAPTVSGRYRVVQSFDGGFIGEVLIVNRAAEDRGWTVRLDFGGGRLVTAWVEGVPQGTVRQTDGGFTYVSGVDVPAGGSATLRFHLERASTSPQACTVDGVRCTGL; this comes from the coding sequence ATGTCCGGCATGCGTCGCGCCCCGCGACCGTCCCGTGGTCCGGCCGCTGTCGCGTCGTCGCCCTGGATCGTGGTGTTCGCCGGCGTCGTGGTGATGGTGGTCCTGCTCTTCATGGCCCTGGGCGCGTACCGGGGACGTAGTCCGGCGCCGGACGACGTATCGGCGCCGCCGCCGGCGCTGCCGCAGGGTCCGGTCCCGCCCACCGTCTCGGCGCCGACGCCCTCGGGATCGTCGGCGCCGCCGTTGCGGCCCGGGTTGTCCCCGCGCGCGAGCGGGCTGTCCCCGAGCGCGCCGGCCGGGTCGCGACCGCCGACGGCCGGCCGACCGGACGGGCCGGCGTCGAGCAGTCCGGCGACGCGGCCAACCCAGGGCGCTCCCACGGTCAGTGGCCGGTACCGGGTCGTGCAGAGCTTCGACGGGGGTTTCATCGGCGAGGTGCTGATCGTCAACCGGGCCGCCGAGGACCGGGGTTGGACGGTGCGGTTGGACTTCGGCGGTGGGCGCCTGGTGACCGCCTGGGTGGAGGGCGTGCCACAGGGGACTGTGCGGCAGACCGATGGCGGCTTCACGTACGTCAGTGGGGTGGACGTGCCGGCCGGCGGGTCGGCGACGTTGCGGTTCCACCTGGAGCGGGCGTCGACGAGCCCGCAGGCGTGCACGGTCGACGGGGTGCGCTGCACCGGGTTGTGA
- the pulA gene encoding pullulanase-type alpha-1,6-glucosidase gives MKPPPTPRTALLALASLLTLTLVGSPVAVRPAAADPRPSGTDPLAIAGAVQWRGEPTAEELLKAGTDTARAEQFYFVLPDRFANGDPRNDRGGLAGDRLRTGLDPTDKGFYHGGDLKGVIDKLDYIQGMGTTAIWLAPIFKNRPVQGAGDDISAGYHGYWITDFTQVDPHFGTNEEMKRLVKLAHQRGIKIYLDVIVNHTADVIKYAENKYAYVDKATSPYTDAQGRAFEDRNYADGTRAFPRVNQSSFPYTPTFAEPKDATVKVPAWLNDATMYHNRGDSTFAGENSEYGDFFGLDDLWTERPEVVQGLTRAYGDWIGATGVDGFRLDTVKHVNMDFWPQFSQGIERAAEKAGKKDFFMFGEVYSADPEVSSSYVRQGGLPATLDFAFQEAARGYTAGAGSAKALADVYARDDLYAARDTDAGRLTTFLGNHDMGRIGSFIAGGGTDSASHLRRDQLAHQLMFLTRGQPVIYSGDEQGFTGPGGDKDARQDMFASKVTDYLDDDLLGTDRTHASDQFDPTHPLYRTIAELGRLRQAHPALRDGVQVTRYAADGPGVFAASRIAAADRIEYVVAVNNADTTQTVTVDTWSAGATFTGIYGSTGAAAAGADGKLTLTVPPLSAVVHRAGTPVPQPAGKPTITITAPAPDAPVATRAAVTAQVTGDPLATVTMAARVAGGRWTLLGSADHAPYTVRHDLTGLAGGTPVEYKAVVRDGRGRTATARSAAIVGTPEQGGSREWAVVHYQRPAGGYDDWGLYAWGDIDPAYVTEWPKGQPFAGEDSYGRFAWVKLKPGAKSVSFLVVDKNGTKDVAQDRSVDVTQTGEVWLKQGDPAIYPTRQAATGQPDPPVEEGTAVIHYRRADGTYDGWGLHLWDGAANPTEWSTPLTPTSVDTFGAVFRVPLAAGATGLNYIIHHGDTKDLPDDQRLDFASAGREVWLLAATPGRLLPSTVTGAGRDTDIAKQKAHWIDRSTVAWQTGPTDGRTYALVTAPAGGVSVVDGELTGTYTTLPLRAQRNGLTEAQRAAFPHLWSYRGFTLDRGDLARVPAALRGQLLVTERDAEGALLAATGVQIPGVLDDVYARATDATLGPTFAGRTPSLALWAPTARTVALQLFDSPTAQPRTVSMRRDDRTGVWSVRGSHAWTGKYYRYQVQAWQPAAQRMVTASVTDPYSVALSADSTHSQLVDLNDPALAPAGWRTLRKPAAVPAAQAQVSELSVRDFSIADDSVPAERRGTFLAFTDPKTAGMTHLKALGDAGVTHLHLLPAFDFATILEKRADQRQPACDLAALPPDSAEQQKCVAAVAEADGYNWGYDPLHYTVPEGGYAVDPAGAARTAEFRRMVAGVNGAGLRVVMDVVYNHTSAAGTDAKSVLDQVVPGYYQRLLDDGTVANSTCCANTAPEHAMMGKLVVDSLVTWARQYKVDGFRFDLMGHHPKANILAVRRALDRLTVARDGVDGRSILVYGEGWNFGEVANDARFVQATQANMAGTGIGTFNDRLRDAVRGGGPFDANPRAQGFASGLYTDPNGDPVNGSPAEQKARLLHAHDLIRVGLTGNLRGYRFTDSAGRQVTGAQVDYNGSPAGYTAAPGEAVTYVDAHDNEILYDALAYKLPQATAAPDRARMQVLALGTVVLGQGTGFVTAGTERLRSKSLDRNSYNSGDWFNQIRWGCANGNGFGAGLPPAQDNEDKWPYAKPLLADPALVPDCAAINTTDARYAELLRIRASSPVFGLSTAEQVQQRVAFPLSGERETPGVLTMTLDARGLGGTWKSITVVFNSTPTAAKQTLTGLRGADVALHPVLVNSADPVLRTASFDRASGTFTVPARSVAVFVQR, from the coding sequence ATGAAACCCCCGCCGACACCGCGCACCGCCCTGCTCGCCCTCGCCTCCCTGCTCACCCTCACACTCGTCGGCAGCCCGGTCGCGGTGCGTCCCGCCGCCGCGGACCCCCGGCCGTCCGGCACCGACCCCCTCGCCATCGCCGGCGCCGTCCAGTGGCGCGGTGAGCCCACCGCCGAGGAGCTGCTGAAGGCGGGCACCGACACCGCCCGCGCCGAGCAGTTCTACTTCGTCCTGCCGGACCGGTTCGCCAACGGCGATCCCCGTAACGACCGGGGCGGCCTCGCCGGTGACCGGCTGCGTACCGGCCTCGACCCGACCGACAAGGGCTTCTACCACGGCGGCGACCTGAAGGGCGTCATCGACAAGCTGGACTACATCCAGGGGATGGGCACCACCGCAATCTGGCTCGCCCCGATCTTCAAGAACCGGCCGGTGCAGGGCGCCGGTGACGACATCTCGGCCGGCTACCACGGCTACTGGATCACCGACTTCACCCAGGTCGACCCGCACTTCGGCACGAACGAGGAGATGAAGCGGCTGGTCAAGCTCGCCCACCAGCGCGGCATCAAGATCTACCTCGATGTGATCGTCAACCACACGGCCGACGTCATCAAGTACGCCGAGAACAAGTACGCCTACGTGGACAAGGCGACCTCGCCGTACACCGACGCGCAGGGGCGGGCGTTCGAGGACCGCAACTACGCCGACGGCACCCGCGCATTCCCGCGGGTGAACCAGTCGTCGTTCCCGTACACCCCGACGTTCGCCGAGCCGAAGGACGCCACGGTCAAGGTCCCGGCCTGGTTGAACGACGCCACCATGTACCACAACCGGGGCGACTCCACGTTCGCCGGAGAGAACAGCGAGTACGGCGACTTCTTCGGCCTCGACGACCTGTGGACCGAACGCCCCGAGGTGGTCCAGGGTCTGACCAGGGCGTACGGGGACTGGATCGGCGCGACCGGCGTCGACGGCTTCCGGCTGGACACCGTCAAGCACGTCAACATGGACTTCTGGCCGCAGTTCAGCCAGGGCATCGAGCGGGCCGCCGAGAAGGCCGGCAAGAAGGACTTCTTCATGTTCGGCGAGGTGTACAGCGCCGACCCGGAGGTCAGCTCCAGCTACGTCCGGCAGGGCGGTCTGCCAGCCACCCTCGACTTCGCGTTCCAGGAGGCCGCGCGGGGCTACACCGCCGGCGCCGGCTCGGCGAAGGCGCTGGCCGACGTGTACGCCCGCGACGACCTCTACGCCGCCCGGGACACCGACGCGGGCCGGCTCACCACCTTCCTCGGCAACCACGACATGGGCCGGATCGGCTCGTTCATCGCCGGTGGAGGCACCGACTCGGCCAGCCACCTGCGCCGCGACCAGCTCGCGCACCAGCTGATGTTCCTCACCCGTGGCCAGCCGGTGATCTACTCCGGCGACGAGCAGGGCTTCACCGGCCCCGGCGGGGACAAGGACGCCCGGCAGGACATGTTCGCGTCGAAGGTCACCGACTACCTCGACGACGACCTGCTCGGCACGGACCGCACCCACGCCAGTGACCAGTTCGACCCCACCCACCCGCTGTACCGGACCATCGCCGAGCTGGGCAGGCTGCGCCAGGCGCACCCCGCGCTGCGCGACGGCGTGCAGGTCACCCGGTACGCCGCCGACGGCCCGGGAGTCTTCGCCGCCTCCCGGATCGCAGCCGCCGACCGCATCGAGTACGTGGTGGCCGTGAACAACGCCGACACCACGCAGACTGTCACCGTGGACACCTGGTCGGCCGGCGCCACCTTCACCGGCATCTACGGCTCGACCGGTGCCGCCGCCGCGGGCGCCGACGGCAAGCTGACCCTGACCGTGCCACCGCTGTCCGCGGTGGTGCACCGGGCCGGCACGCCCGTCCCGCAGCCCGCCGGCAAACCGACAATCACCATCACCGCTCCCGCGCCGGACGCGCCGGTGGCCACCCGAGCCGCGGTCACCGCCCAGGTGACCGGTGACCCGCTGGCCACCGTCACCATGGCGGCCCGGGTCGCCGGCGGTCGGTGGACCCTGCTGGGCAGCGCTGACCACGCGCCGTACACCGTGCGGCACGACCTCACCGGGCTGGCCGGTGGGACGCCCGTGGAGTACAAGGCGGTGGTCCGCGACGGGCGGGGCCGCACCGCGACCGCCCGGTCCGCCGCCATCGTGGGCACGCCGGAGCAGGGCGGGTCCCGGGAGTGGGCGGTGGTGCACTACCAGCGCCCCGCCGGCGGATACGACGACTGGGGCCTGTACGCATGGGGCGACATCGACCCGGCGTACGTCACCGAGTGGCCGAAGGGTCAGCCCTTCGCCGGGGAGGACTCCTACGGCCGGTTCGCCTGGGTGAAGCTCAAGCCGGGCGCGAAGTCGGTGAGCTTCCTGGTGGTCGACAAGAACGGCACCAAGGACGTCGCCCAGGACCGTAGCGTCGACGTCACGCAGACCGGCGAGGTCTGGCTCAAGCAGGGCGACCCGGCGATCTACCCGACCCGGCAGGCGGCCACCGGTCAACCGGACCCGCCTGTCGAGGAGGGCACCGCGGTGATCCACTACCGCCGGGCCGACGGCACCTACGACGGCTGGGGCCTGCACCTGTGGGACGGCGCGGCCAACCCGACCGAATGGTCCACGCCGCTCACGCCGACCTCCGTCGACACGTTCGGCGCGGTGTTCCGGGTGCCGCTGGCGGCCGGCGCCACCGGGCTGAACTACATCATCCACCACGGCGACACGAAGGACCTGCCGGACGACCAGCGGCTCGACTTCGCCAGCGCCGGCCGGGAGGTGTGGCTGCTCGCCGCCACCCCGGGCCGGCTGCTGCCCTCGACCGTGACCGGCGCCGGCCGGGACACCGACATCGCCAAGCAGAAGGCGCACTGGATCGACAGGTCCACCGTCGCGTGGCAGACCGGCCCGACCGACGGCAGGACGTACGCGCTGGTCACCGCGCCGGCCGGCGGGGTGAGCGTGGTCGACGGGGAGCTGACCGGGACGTACACCACCCTGCCGCTGCGGGCGCAACGCAACGGGCTGACCGAGGCCCAGCGCGCCGCGTTCCCGCACCTGTGGTCGTACCGCGGCTTCACCCTCGACCGGGGTGACCTGGCCCGGGTGCCGGCGGCGCTGCGTGGACAGCTGCTGGTCACCGAGCGCGACGCCGAGGGGGCCCTGCTCGCCGCCACCGGCGTGCAGATCCCCGGTGTACTCGACGACGTGTACGCCCGGGCCACCGACGCCACCCTCGGGCCGACGTTCGCCGGTCGGACGCCGAGCCTGGCGCTCTGGGCGCCGACCGCCCGGACGGTGGCGCTGCAACTGTTCGACTCGCCCACCGCGCAGCCGAGGACGGTGTCGATGCGCCGGGACGACCGCACCGGGGTCTGGTCGGTGCGCGGTAGCCACGCCTGGACCGGGAAGTACTACCGGTACCAGGTGCAGGCGTGGCAGCCGGCGGCGCAGCGGATGGTCACCGCCTCGGTGACCGACCCGTACTCGGTGGCCCTGTCGGCGGATTCGACGCACAGTCAGCTGGTCGACCTGAACGACCCGGCGCTGGCCCCGGCGGGCTGGCGGACGCTGCGCAAGCCGGCCGCGGTGCCGGCGGCGCAGGCGCAGGTCTCCGAGCTGTCGGTGCGCGACTTCTCCATCGCCGACGACAGCGTGCCGGCCGAGCGGCGGGGCACCTTCCTCGCCTTCACCGACCCGAAGACCGCCGGCATGACCCACCTGAAGGCGCTCGGCGACGCCGGGGTCACCCACCTGCACCTGCTACCGGCGTTCGACTTCGCGACCATCCTGGAGAAGCGGGCCGACCAGCGCCAGCCGGCCTGTGACCTGGCGGCCCTGCCGCCGGACTCCGCGGAGCAGCAGAAGTGCGTGGCGGCGGTCGCCGAGGCCGACGGCTACAACTGGGGCTACGACCCGCTGCACTACACGGTGCCGGAGGGCGGCTACGCGGTCGACCCGGCCGGCGCGGCGCGGACCGCCGAGTTCCGCCGGATGGTGGCCGGGGTGAACGGCGCCGGCCTGCGGGTGGTCATGGACGTGGTCTACAACCACACGTCGGCGGCCGGCACCGACGCGAAGTCGGTGCTCGACCAGGTGGTGCCCGGCTACTACCAGCGGCTGCTGGACGACGGCACGGTGGCCAACTCCACCTGCTGCGCCAACACCGCCCCCGAGCACGCCATGATGGGCAAGCTGGTGGTCGACTCGCTGGTCACCTGGGCCAGGCAGTACAAGGTGGACGGCTTCCGGTTCGACCTGATGGGCCACCACCCGAAGGCGAACATCCTGGCCGTACGCAGGGCGCTGGACCGGCTGACCGTCGCCCGCGACGGCGTGGACGGCCGGTCGATCCTGGTCTACGGCGAGGGCTGGAACTTCGGCGAGGTCGCCAACGACGCCCGGTTCGTGCAGGCCACCCAGGCCAACATGGCCGGCACCGGTATCGGCACCTTCAACGACCGACTGCGCGACGCGGTGCGCGGCGGCGGACCGTTCGACGCCAACCCTCGGGCGCAGGGCTTCGCCTCCGGGCTCTACACCGACCCGAACGGCGATCCGGTCAACGGGTCACCGGCCGAGCAGAAGGCCCGGCTGCTGCACGCCCACGACCTGATCAGGGTGGGACTCACCGGCAACCTGCGCGGGTACCGGTTCACCGACTCCGCCGGGCGGCAGGTCACCGGCGCGCAGGTGGACTACAACGGCTCGCCGGCCGGCTACACCGCCGCGCCCGGCGAGGCGGTCACCTACGTCGACGCGCACGACAACGAGATCCTGTACGACGCGCTGGCGTACAAGCTGCCGCAGGCCACCGCCGCGCCGGACCGCGCCCGGATGCAGGTGCTGGCGCTGGGCACTGTGGTGCTGGGCCAGGGCACCGGCTTCGTCACCGCCGGCACCGAGCGGCTGCGGTCGAAGTCGCTGGACCGCAACTCGTACAACTCCGGTGACTGGTTCAACCAGATCCGCTGGGGCTGCGCCAACGGCAACGGGTTCGGCGCCGGCCTGCCGCCGGCGCAGGACAACGAGGACAAGTGGCCGTACGCGAAGCCGCTGCTGGCCGACCCCGCGCTGGTGCCGGACTGCGCGGCGATCAACACCACCGACGCCCGGTACGCCGAGCTGCTGCGCATCCGGGCGTCCTCGCCGGTGTTCGGGCTGAGCACCGCCGAGCAGGTGCAGCAGCGGGTGGCGTTCCCGCTGTCCGGGGAGCGGGAGACCCCGGGCGTGCTGACGATGACCCTGGACGCCCGTGGGCTGGGCGGTACGTGGAAGTCGATCACCGTCGTCTTCAACAGCACGCCGACGGCGGCGAAGCAGACGCTGACCGGTCTGCGTGGCGCGGACGTGGCCCTGCACCCGGTGTTGGTGAACTCGGCCGACCCGGTGCTGCGTACGGCCTCGTTCGACCGGGCGTCCGGCACGTTCACGGTGCCGGCACGCAGCGTGGCGGTCTTCGTGCAGAGGTAA
- a CDS encoding aminopeptidase P family protein, giving the protein MTEGRTDGTPTDGTESHDPDFPEAFLSFMRQGWRDSALPVAPRPEAPNYAKRRAALSAAFPGETLVIPTGPEKVRANDTAYPFRPGSDFAYLTGDHDPDSVLVLRPNGSGHDATLFMRPRSSRETDEFFRSRHGELWVGRRHTLSEKSTELGLPTADLTGLEATLADLPPGRTRVLRGFDAQVDAAVRPYDGVRAEGQPPRDRELAIAISEQKLVKDEWEIGQLQDAIDATVRGFEDVARILPADRAVSERLLEGIFALRARHDGNDVGYGSIVGAGEHATILHWVHNHGATRPGELLLMDMGVEGRNLYTADVTRVLPVSGRFTALQRQVYDIVYASQQAGIEAIRPGVKFKDVHLTCMRVLAEGLSELGLLPVSVDEAMDEKSSVYRRWTLHGFGHMLGIDVHDCSNARKETYRDGTLGEGYVLTVEPGLYFQPEDELVPAELRGVGVRIEDDVLVTATGAVNLSAGLPRTSDEVETWLAEQREAGPRLPG; this is encoded by the coding sequence ATGACCGAGGGACGCACCGACGGTACGCCGACGGACGGTACGGAATCGCACGATCCGGACTTCCCGGAGGCGTTCCTGTCCTTCATGCGGCAGGGCTGGCGGGACAGCGCGCTCCCGGTGGCGCCCCGGCCGGAGGCCCCCAACTACGCCAAGCGGCGGGCTGCGCTCTCGGCGGCCTTCCCCGGCGAGACGCTGGTGATCCCGACCGGCCCCGAGAAGGTCCGGGCCAACGACACCGCCTACCCGTTCCGGCCGGGCAGTGACTTCGCCTACCTGACCGGCGACCACGACCCGGACAGCGTGCTGGTGCTGCGCCCGAACGGCTCCGGGCACGACGCCACGCTGTTCATGCGGCCGCGCTCGTCCCGGGAGACCGACGAGTTCTTCCGCAGCCGGCACGGCGAGCTGTGGGTGGGCCGGCGACACACGCTCAGCGAGAAGTCCACCGAGCTGGGCCTGCCCACCGCCGACCTGACCGGCCTGGAGGCGACGCTGGCCGACCTGCCGCCGGGGCGGACCCGGGTGCTGCGCGGGTTCGACGCCCAGGTGGACGCGGCGGTCCGCCCGTACGACGGGGTCCGTGCCGAGGGGCAGCCGCCCCGCGACCGGGAGCTGGCGATCGCCATCTCGGAGCAGAAGCTCGTCAAGGACGAGTGGGAGATCGGTCAGCTCCAGGACGCGATCGACGCCACTGTGCGCGGCTTCGAGGACGTGGCCCGGATCCTGCCGGCCGACCGCGCCGTTTCCGAGCGGCTCCTTGAGGGGATCTTCGCGCTGCGGGCCCGGCACGACGGCAACGACGTCGGGTACGGCTCCATCGTCGGCGCCGGCGAGCACGCCACGATCCTGCACTGGGTGCACAACCACGGCGCGACCCGGCCGGGCGAGCTTCTGCTGATGGACATGGGTGTCGAGGGCCGCAACCTCTACACCGCCGACGTGACCCGGGTGCTGCCGGTGAGCGGCCGGTTCACCGCCCTGCAACGCCAGGTCTACGACATCGTGTACGCCTCGCAGCAGGCCGGCATCGAGGCCATCCGGCCCGGGGTGAAGTTCAAGGATGTCCACCTGACCTGCATGCGGGTGCTCGCGGAGGGCCTGTCGGAGCTGGGCCTGCTGCCGGTGAGCGTGGACGAGGCGATGGACGAGAAGTCCTCGGTCTACCGGCGGTGGACGCTGCACGGCTTCGGCCACATGCTCGGCATCGACGTGCACGACTGCTCGAACGCCCGCAAGGAGACGTACCGCGACGGCACGCTGGGCGAGGGCTACGTGCTCACCGTCGAGCCGGGGCTGTACTTCCAGCCGGAGGACGAGCTGGTCCCCGCCGAGCTGCGTGGCGTCGGCGTGCGGATCGAGGACGACGTGCTGGTCACCGCGACCGGCGCGGTGAACCTGTCGGCCGGCCTGCCGCGCACCTCCGACGAGGTGGAGACCTGGCTGGCCGAGCAGCGCGAGGCAGGGCCGCGCCTGCCCGGCTGA
- the asnB gene encoding asparagine synthase (glutamine-hydrolyzing) has protein sequence MCGLLAFFSANGNAAAHRDHIAGALECLHHRGPDETGVEVVGDASGRYADGVFAHKRLAIIDVASSHEPLPYANGRYLLTFNGEIYNYIELRDELVRNFGAQFATAGDGEVIVAGYHFWGEQVLTRLRGMFAFVIWDRQERLAFGARDYFGIKPMHYLETADGLYLASEKKALLPFAHSSYQGDAGVDAANLSHYLTLQYVPEPGTLHKGINRIGSGEYLTWTPGGRIDVRRWYRPVFRPAAVDDEQKLYHEIRETLRESVRMHMRSDVPVGSFLSSGIDSTAVVALAREFNPNILTFTVGYDVPGYSEIDVAQDSARHLDVTTIPTKIGPQDMIDALPKIVWHLDDPVADPALVPLYFVAKKAAEHVTVVLSGEGADEFFGGYTIYREPLSLSGVNGLPGGVQKGLRAVSKAIPQGVKGKSFLERGTTPIEERYYGNARMFTEEEKQQLLRRYDPSVRYTDVTAPIYAECTELDDVTKMQYVDLYTWLRGDILVKADRISMAHSLEVRVPFLDRAVFDVAAKIPVDLKLPPRSDATKYAMRQALQGVVPPAIVNRKKLGFPTPTRVWLRGEMYEWARHVLSTSGAGDLLDLSYALRLLDEHKREEADHSRKVWTVLIFCIWHAIFVAKTLDPGIQRNQSALLTKPVVGSMVR, from the coding sequence ATGTGCGGACTCCTGGCCTTCTTCAGCGCGAACGGCAACGCCGCCGCGCACCGCGACCACATCGCCGGAGCGTTGGAATGCCTGCACCACCGCGGCCCCGACGAGACAGGGGTCGAGGTGGTCGGCGACGCCTCCGGGCGGTACGCGGACGGAGTGTTCGCCCACAAGCGGCTCGCCATCATCGACGTCGCGTCGAGCCACGAGCCGTTGCCCTACGCGAACGGTCGTTACCTGCTCACCTTCAACGGTGAGATCTACAACTACATCGAGCTGCGCGACGAGCTGGTCCGGAACTTCGGCGCCCAGTTCGCCACCGCCGGCGACGGCGAGGTGATCGTCGCCGGCTACCACTTCTGGGGTGAGCAGGTGCTCACCCGGTTGCGCGGCATGTTCGCCTTCGTCATCTGGGACCGGCAGGAGCGGCTCGCGTTCGGTGCCCGCGACTACTTCGGCATCAAGCCGATGCACTACCTGGAGACCGCCGACGGGCTCTACCTGGCCTCGGAGAAGAAGGCGCTGCTGCCGTTCGCGCACAGCAGCTACCAGGGCGACGCGGGTGTCGACGCGGCCAACCTCAGTCACTACCTGACCCTGCAGTACGTCCCCGAGCCCGGCACCCTGCACAAGGGCATCAACCGGATCGGCTCCGGGGAGTACCTGACCTGGACCCCGGGTGGGCGGATCGACGTACGCCGCTGGTACCGGCCGGTGTTCCGGCCGGCGGCGGTCGACGACGAGCAGAAGCTGTACCACGAGATCCGGGAGACGTTGCGGGAGAGCGTGCGCATGCACATGCGCTCCGACGTGCCGGTCGGCTCGTTCCTGTCCAGCGGCATCGACTCCACAGCGGTGGTCGCGCTGGCGCGGGAGTTCAACCCGAACATCCTCACCTTCACAGTCGGCTACGACGTGCCGGGCTACTCGGAGATCGACGTCGCCCAGGATTCGGCCCGGCACCTGGACGTCACCACGATCCCCACCAAGATCGGTCCGCAGGACATGATCGACGCGCTGCCGAAGATCGTCTGGCACCTGGACGATCCGGTGGCCGACCCGGCGCTGGTGCCGCTCTACTTCGTGGCGAAGAAGGCCGCCGAGCACGTCACTGTGGTGCTGTCCGGTGAGGGGGCCGACGAGTTCTTCGGCGGCTACACCATCTACCGGGAGCCCCTGTCGCTGAGCGGCGTGAACGGCCTGCCCGGCGGGGTGCAGAAGGGGCTGCGCGCGGTCTCCAAGGCGATCCCGCAGGGGGTCAAGGGCAAGAGCTTCCTGGAGCGGGGCACCACCCCGATCGAGGAGCGCTACTACGGCAACGCCCGGATGTTCACCGAGGAGGAGAAGCAGCAGCTGCTGCGCCGCTACGACCCCTCGGTGCGCTACACCGACGTGACCGCCCCGATCTACGCCGAGTGCACCGAGCTGGACGACGTCACCAAGATGCAGTACGTCGACCTCTACACCTGGCTGCGCGGAGACATCCTGGTCAAGGCCGACCGGATCTCGATGGCCCACTCGCTGGAGGTGCGGGTGCCGTTCCTCGACCGCGCGGTGTTCGACGTCGCGGCGAAGATCCCGGTGGACCTCAAGCTGCCGCCGCGCTCGGACGCCACGAAGTACGCGATGCGCCAGGCGTTGCAGGGCGTCGTCCCGCCGGCCATCGTCAACCGCAAGAAGCTGGGTTTCCCGACCCCCACCCGGGTCTGGCTGCGCGGCGAGATGTACGAGTGGGCCCGGCACGTGCTGAGCACCTCGGGTGCCGGCGACCTGCTCGACCTGTCGTACGCGCTGCGGCTGCTCGACGAGCACAAGCGGGAGGAGGCCGACCACTCCCGCAAGGTGTGGACGGTGCTGATCTTCTGCATCTGGCACGCCATCTTCGTGGCCAAGACCCTCGACCCCGGCATCCAGCGCAACCAGTCCGCCCTGCTCACCAAGCCCGTCGTCGGCTCCATGGTCCGCTGA